From the Gemmatimonadales bacterium genome, one window contains:
- a CDS encoding DUF5723 family protein — MRRTSLVLAGLLAPAALSAQLPDPSPRALAMGGAYTSLARGYETVAWNPAMLSANGRPGLSIGLPHLSLEVGSNTYNWGDFKKNANHLLSDTDKQYLLDQIGLDDSVLTVRGITGISPFGISIGPFAFAAGTTGDFDFSVGRDAVELALYGNAARSGPSEFFTARGSRARGWAATTVAGSVAHSFSLPAGRLSLGVTYKKVIGHALARAAETSSSFGVNPAFTVNAAGHAIYTNYASDFDPQGPGDLLSGEGTPGSGYGVDVGGVLQLGGSRLTLSAVLVNAVGSMTWDASRFAYERATFQVVQTAGGGVQDTLIRTTLQTEAEINADPIARAFRDSLLEDASFARLLRVGIAYRRGMLSLAAGGQLRLSEGLDRQPQRQISGGAEYRLLHVLPLRAGVATDFKSLILSGGTGIQFLGVNIDLSAASISGSERPGVVFGVGMGLIW, encoded by the coding sequence CCCAGCTCCCCGACCCCTCGCCGCGCGCCCTCGCGATGGGCGGGGCTTACACCTCGCTCGCCCGCGGCTACGAGACCGTGGCCTGGAACCCGGCGATGCTGTCCGCCAACGGCCGGCCCGGCCTGAGCATCGGCCTGCCGCACCTCAGCCTCGAGGTCGGCAGCAACACGTACAACTGGGGCGACTTCAAGAAGAACGCGAACCACTTGCTGAGTGACACGGACAAGCAGTACCTGCTGGACCAGATCGGGCTGGACGATTCCGTGCTCACGGTGCGGGGCATCACCGGCATCTCGCCGTTCGGGATCTCAATCGGCCCGTTCGCTTTCGCCGCGGGCACGACCGGGGACTTCGACTTCTCGGTCGGCCGCGATGCCGTGGAGCTGGCCCTGTACGGCAACGCCGCGCGAAGCGGGCCTTCCGAGTTCTTCACGGCGCGCGGCTCCCGCGCGCGGGGCTGGGCGGCAACGACGGTGGCCGGCAGCGTGGCGCACTCCTTCAGCCTTCCCGCGGGACGACTCTCGCTCGGAGTGACGTACAAGAAGGTGATCGGCCACGCGCTCGCCCGCGCCGCCGAGACGTCCAGCAGCTTCGGCGTCAACCCGGCCTTCACCGTTAACGCGGCGGGCCACGCCATCTACACGAACTACGCGAGCGACTTCGACCCCCAGGGCCCCGGCGACCTACTGAGCGGCGAGGGGACGCCGGGCTCCGGCTACGGCGTGGACGTGGGCGGCGTGCTCCAGCTCGGCGGGAGCCGGCTCACCTTGTCGGCGGTGCTGGTGAACGCGGTCGGCAGCATGACGTGGGACGCTTCGCGTTTCGCTTACGAGCGCGCCACCTTCCAGGTCGTGCAGACCGCGGGCGGCGGCGTTCAGGACACGCTGATCCGGACCACGCTCCAGACCGAGGCTGAGATCAACGCCGACCCCATCGCGCGCGCGTTCCGCGACTCCCTCCTCGAGGACGCGAGCTTCGCGCGGCTCCTCAGGGTGGGAATCGCCTACCGTCGCGGGATGCTGTCCCTCGCAGCCGGCGGGCAGCTGCGGCTCTCCGAGGGGCTCGACCGCCAACCCCAGCGACAGATCTCCGGCGGCGCCGAGTACCGGCTGCTGCACGTGCTGCCGCTGCGGGCGGGCGTGGCGACGGATTTCAAGTCGCTGATACTGTCGGGCGGGACCGGCATCCAGTTCCTAGGAGTGAATATCGATCTTTCGGCCGCGAGCATCAGTGGAAGTGAGAGGCCGGGGGTGGTGTTCGGGGTGGGGATGGGGCTGATCTGGTGA
- a CDS encoding sodium:solute symporter family protein encodes MSAIDWVVVAGYLGGTLWLGLWLARRGSKSLAEYFVGGRGIPWWLAGASMAATTFNVDTPLYVAGLVARRGIAGNWEWWSFAFAHVLMAVVLARLWRRAEVMTDAELIELRYAGRPAAVLRATRAFFFGIPLNCIAIGYGMLAMRKVLVALDVVSVFDLPGDPQLWAVVFIVVLTLVYAGAAGLWGVVTTDFLQLVLALVGAFLVAGYALHEVGGLGGLRAQLVAAGRADALRIVPRPGDLALPFGTFLAYLTIQWWSYRLADGGGMFVQRLSSVRNEREAERAAGFFNILNYVVRTWPWVIVALAAIVVLPQLDDPELAYPLMMLKYLPAGVLGLVFASLLAAFMSTVSTQVNWGASYAVRDLYQRFVAPDADQRRLVMVGRVAAVAITVIAALASFFMSDVGKVFRFMILFGNGTGTVLLLRWFWWRVNAWAEWTALVMGTTIAVLLAAVPDLAELAFGVKLAITAFGTMAVWVPVMLLTAPERPETLDAFYRRARPGGPGWGLVRARVGAEPASALGRDLAEAAAVLMQVMGLMLAIGGIVVGSAGWMAGGGAAAVLGWVLKKSVGRRP; translated from the coding sequence GTGAGCGCTATCGACTGGGTCGTCGTCGCCGGGTACCTCGGCGGTACCCTGTGGCTCGGATTGTGGCTCGCCCGGCGCGGCTCGAAGAGCCTGGCCGAGTACTTCGTCGGCGGGCGGGGGATCCCATGGTGGCTCGCGGGCGCCTCGATGGCCGCCACCACGTTCAACGTGGATACGCCGCTCTACGTGGCGGGTCTGGTGGCGCGGCGCGGCATCGCGGGGAACTGGGAGTGGTGGAGCTTCGCGTTCGCGCACGTGCTCATGGCCGTGGTGCTCGCCCGGCTATGGCGGCGCGCGGAGGTGATGACCGACGCCGAGCTCATCGAGCTGCGCTACGCGGGCCGGCCCGCCGCCGTGCTCCGCGCCACCCGCGCGTTCTTCTTCGGCATCCCGCTCAACTGCATCGCGATCGGCTACGGCATGCTGGCGATGCGGAAGGTGCTGGTCGCGCTCGACGTGGTGAGCGTCTTCGACCTGCCCGGCGATCCGCAACTCTGGGCCGTGGTGTTCATCGTCGTGCTCACGCTGGTGTACGCCGGCGCGGCCGGGCTTTGGGGCGTGGTGACGACGGACTTCCTCCAACTGGTGCTGGCGCTGGTGGGCGCGTTCCTCGTGGCCGGCTACGCGCTGCACGAGGTCGGTGGCCTCGGCGGGCTGCGGGCGCAGCTCGTCGCGGCGGGGCGCGCGGACGCGCTGCGCATCGTGCCGAGACCGGGTGACCTGGCGCTCCCGTTCGGCACCTTCCTCGCCTACCTGACGATCCAGTGGTGGTCGTACCGGCTCGCCGACGGCGGCGGGATGTTCGTGCAGCGTCTCTCGAGCGTGCGGAACGAACGCGAGGCGGAACGGGCCGCGGGGTTCTTCAACATCCTGAATTACGTGGTGCGCACCTGGCCGTGGGTCATCGTCGCGCTCGCCGCCATCGTCGTCCTCCCCCAGCTGGACGACCCCGAGTTGGCCTATCCACTCATGATGCTGAAGTACCTGCCGGCGGGCGTGCTCGGCCTGGTGTTCGCGTCGCTGCTCGCCGCATTCATGTCCACCGTCTCGACCCAGGTCAATTGGGGCGCTTCCTACGCGGTGCGCGACCTGTATCAGCGCTTCGTTGCCCCGGATGCGGACCAGCGCCGGCTCGTCATGGTGGGCCGCGTCGCCGCGGTGGCCATAACCGTGATCGCCGCCCTGGCCAGTTTCTTCATGTCCGACGTCGGCAAGGTGTTCCGGTTCATGATCCTGTTCGGGAACGGAACGGGCACCGTGCTGCTGCTGCGCTGGTTCTGGTGGCGGGTCAACGCGTGGGCGGAGTGGACGGCGCTGGTGATGGGCACGACGATCGCGGTGCTGTTGGCGGCGGTGCCGGACCTGGCGGAGCTGGCGTTCGGCGTGAAGCTCGCGATCACCGCGTTCGGCACCATGGCCGTATGGGTGCCGGTCATGCTGCTGACCGCGCCGGAGCGTCCGGAGACACTCGACGCGTTCTACCGCCGCGCGCGGCCGGGCGGACCGGGATGGGGGCTGGTGCGGGCGAGGGTCGGCGCCGAGCCGGCGTCGGCGCTGGGACGCGATCTCGCCGAGGCGGCCGCGGTGTTGATGCAGGTCATGGGACTGATGCTGGCGATCGGAGGGATCGTCGTGGGTTCGGCGGGTTGGATGGCCGGAGGCGGGGCGGCAGCGGTGCTAGGATGGGTCCTCAAGAAGTCAGTTGGAAGGCGTCCGTAG